The following proteins are encoded in a genomic region of Dyadobacter sp. UC 10:
- a CDS encoding DUF6268 family outer membrane beta-barrel protein: protein MKTTKFLQAAMALLIANNLTCYAQISQIEISGRYNPTSKYLPPADSSSKPGKAVQSEINAAAQINFYTGVDSLNRIRSFGSNVQFRYTNFSRNGYNELILPTDLYCTNVGLYYYSTINQKWAYNVFFNTALNTDFKKIDKNDIFLAGGAVLSREFTPNFSLGFGALVHNNLGGFMPWPALTVDWKMGGKFRLDIRTPDKSPGIAHYVGISYAAYSKLNLSLAFQPEVVSYDVTPNRERTNRLMSFWQLPFTLSSAFQVGDFEIIPSVGFTALRRYAYGEKKISEMFTEYPYHGLGTNLIYGLGIKYRPFKK, encoded by the coding sequence ATGAAAACAACTAAATTCCTGCAAGCTGCCATGGCCTTGCTCATTGCTAATAACCTGACATGTTATGCACAGATTTCGCAAATCGAGATCTCCGGAAGGTATAATCCGACATCTAAGTATTTACCACCGGCTGATAGTTCCTCAAAGCCAGGAAAAGCCGTACAATCTGAAATAAATGCCGCAGCTCAAATTAACTTCTATACCGGGGTCGATTCTTTAAACCGGATAAGATCGTTTGGGTCGAATGTGCAATTTCGATACACGAATTTTTCCAGAAATGGGTACAATGAATTGATTTTACCCACGGATCTCTACTGCACGAATGTTGGACTGTATTATTATTCCACGATCAATCAAAAATGGGCATACAATGTATTTTTTAATACAGCGCTCAACACCGATTTTAAGAAAATAGATAAGAATGATATTTTCCTGGCAGGAGGTGCTGTGTTGAGCCGGGAGTTCACGCCCAATTTCAGTCTGGGCTTCGGGGCCCTCGTCCACAATAATCTGGGAGGATTTATGCCATGGCCCGCCTTGACAGTCGATTGGAAAATGGGTGGCAAATTCAGGCTGGATATCCGCACCCCTGACAAATCCCCCGGAATTGCACACTACGTGGGAATAAGCTATGCTGCTTACAGCAAGTTGAATTTATCCCTCGCATTTCAACCGGAGGTAGTATCCTACGACGTCACACCCAACCGAGAAAGAACCAACCGATTGATGAGTTTCTGGCAATTGCCATTCACGCTTTCATCTGCATTTCAGGTTGGAGATTTTGAGATCATTCCAAGTGTTGGTTTTACAGCACTGCGCCGATATGCCTACGGAGAGAAAAAAATATCCGAAATGTTTACCGAATATCCATATCACGGTTTGGGAACAAATCTCATCTATGGTCTTGGAATTAAGTATCGCCCTTTTAAAAAGTAA
- a CDS encoding lysophospholipid acyltransferase family protein has product MITKKVTQLVAYELCYAILFFISLLPMKLLYGISSAIFYFSFYVVGYRRLVAIQNISRSFPEKKYTEIQHITKKFYKHFASYLVENIKAISAPVDTLNQNLVFENIEILDQYISAGQDVIVCLGHCANWEVLNLMSSNTPHPVYAVYKPLKSPIIDSLMKRVRSRFGMRLISDASVTRHILSKKSGPAIYLFLADQCPSVLDNRYKFDFLHQETYFFSGMEKLARLNQSAVVYLHVTGLSRGGYYIKCKTICQNAASTDAGEVTRKYAELLAEGIRENPSSWLWTHRRWKK; this is encoded by the coding sequence ATGATCACAAAGAAAGTAACACAGCTCGTTGCGTATGAGCTGTGTTACGCAATACTCTTTTTTATCAGTTTGCTTCCTATGAAGCTGCTGTACGGAATATCTTCTGCAATATTCTATTTTTCATTTTATGTTGTCGGATATCGCAGATTGGTAGCAATCCAAAATATTTCACGCTCTTTCCCTGAAAAGAAATATACTGAGATACAGCATATCACAAAAAAATTTTACAAGCACTTTGCATCATACCTCGTAGAAAATATCAAAGCTATTTCGGCCCCGGTTGATACTTTGAATCAAAACCTGGTTTTTGAGAATATCGAAATTTTAGATCAGTATATTTCCGCGGGGCAAGACGTGATAGTTTGCCTGGGGCATTGTGCGAATTGGGAGGTTCTGAACCTGATGAGTAGTAATACACCACACCCGGTTTATGCGGTTTACAAACCCTTAAAATCTCCGATTATTGATAGCCTGATGAAAAGAGTCCGTTCGCGCTTTGGGATGAGGTTAATATCCGACGCATCCGTTACGCGCCACATCCTCTCAAAGAAATCGGGTCCTGCGATATATCTTTTTTTAGCAGACCAATGCCCCTCTGTACTGGATAATCGTTACAAATTTGATTTCCTGCACCAGGAGACATACTTTTTCTCCGGGATGGAAAAATTAGCTCGATTGAATCAGTCCGCTGTAGTGTATTTGCATGTAACGGGCTTATCCAGGGGAGGATACTATATCAAATGCAAAACCATCTGTCAAAACGCTGCATCAACAGATGCTGGCGAAGTCACTAGGAAGTACGCTGAATTACTCGCCGAAGGCATTAGAGAGAACCCTTCTTCATGGCTGTGGACGCATAGAAGATGGAAGAAGTAA
- a CDS encoding dihydrofolate reductase family protein, with product MLQTVSKIQNEDGKDIWLYGGSSLIKSFIQSDLIDIYQISLHPVAIGNGKPLFEDLKTPLNLSLIRTNVYKSGVVQLVYSSK from the coding sequence ATTCTCCAAACTGTGTCTAAAATCCAAAACGAAGATGGAAAAGACATCTGGCTGTATGGTGGGTCAAGCTTAATCAAGTCATTTATACAATCAGACCTGATTGATATATATCAGATATCTCTTCACCCAGTTGCAATCGGAAACGGGAAACCTTTGTTTGAAGACCTAAAAACCCCGTTAAATCTGAGTTTGATAAGAACAAATGTCTACAAATCGGGTGTTGTTCA